In a genomic window of Curtobacterium flaccumfaciens pv. betae:
- a CDS encoding YebC/PmpR family DNA-binding transcriptional regulator: MSGHSKWATTKHKKAVIDQRRAKSFAKLIKNIEVAAKMGGADMSGNPTLVDAVQKAKKTSVPNDNIDRAVKRGAGLTGETIEYTTIMYEGYGPNGVAMLIECLTDNKNRAAAEVRTAMSRNGGTMADPGSVAYNFSRKGVISVTKTDGLDEDTVMTAVLDAGVEDVIDQGGGFEIITEASDLVAARTALQDAGIDYDSADAEFVPGLKVPVDAETARKVFRLIDALEDSDDVQNVYSNFDIPADVQAELDEDEGE; this comes from the coding sequence GTGTCCGGGCATTCCAAGTGGGCAACGACCAAGCACAAGAAGGCGGTCATCGACCAGCGCCGTGCCAAGTCGTTCGCCAAGCTGATCAAGAACATCGAGGTCGCCGCGAAGATGGGCGGTGCCGACATGTCCGGCAACCCGACCCTGGTCGACGCCGTGCAGAAGGCGAAGAAGACCTCGGTCCCCAACGACAACATCGACCGCGCCGTCAAGCGCGGTGCGGGTCTCACGGGCGAGACCATCGAGTACACGACGATCATGTACGAGGGCTACGGCCCCAACGGCGTCGCGATGCTCATCGAGTGCCTCACGGACAACAAGAACCGTGCCGCGGCCGAGGTCCGGACCGCGATGTCGCGCAACGGCGGCACCATGGCCGACCCGGGCAGCGTCGCCTACAACTTCTCGCGCAAGGGCGTCATCTCGGTCACGAAGACCGACGGCCTCGACGAGGACACCGTGATGACCGCGGTGCTGGACGCCGGTGTCGAGGACGTCATCGACCAGGGCGGCGGCTTCGAGATCATCACCGAGGCGAGCGACCTGGTCGCCGCCCGCACCGCACTGCAGGACGCCGGCATCGACTACGACTCCGCCGACGCCGAGTTCGTCCCCGGCCTCAAGGTCCCGGTCGACGCCGAGACCGCCCGCAAGGTGTTCCGCCTGATCGACGCGCTCGAGGACTCCGACGACGTGCAGAACGTCTACTCGAACTTCGACATCCCCGCGGACGTCCAGGCCGAGCTCGACGAGGACGAGGGCGAGTAG
- the ruvC gene encoding crossover junction endodeoxyribonuclease RuvC, with amino-acid sequence MLRVLGVDPGLTRCGVGVVEVAPNRRARLVHVTVVRTPPDMPLEQRLLRIADGIAAEIDEHHPDAVAVERVFAQANVRTVMGTAQAAGLALHAAAARGLPVGLHTPSEVKAAVTGYGNADKRQVQTMIARVLGLDEAPKPADAADALALAVCHAWRLGSPDAAGSRATNLTPAQRAWRDAQGGTVDSPLARAAAAAARPQRGRSASSVGGPRLGA; translated from the coding sequence GTGCTCCGTGTGCTCGGGGTGGACCCCGGGCTCACCCGGTGCGGCGTCGGCGTCGTCGAGGTCGCACCGAACCGGCGCGCACGACTCGTCCACGTCACGGTCGTGCGCACCCCGCCGGACATGCCGCTCGAGCAGCGGCTGCTCCGCATCGCCGACGGCATCGCTGCCGAGATCGACGAGCACCACCCCGATGCGGTCGCCGTCGAGCGGGTGTTCGCGCAGGCGAACGTCCGCACCGTGATGGGGACCGCGCAGGCGGCCGGCCTGGCGCTGCACGCCGCGGCCGCCCGCGGCCTGCCCGTCGGGCTGCACACGCCGTCCGAGGTCAAGGCCGCCGTCACCGGCTACGGCAACGCCGACAAGCGTCAGGTGCAGACCATGATCGCGCGCGTGCTCGGGCTCGACGAGGCCCCGAAGCCGGCCGACGCCGCCGATGCTCTCGCGTTGGCCGTGTGCCATGCCTGGAGGCTCGGATCACCTGATGCCGCCGGCTCGCGTGCCACGAACCTCACCCCCGCACAGCGCGCCTGGCGGGACGCGCAGGGCGGCACCGTCGACTCGCCGCTGGCCCGCGCGGCCGCCGCCGCGGCCCGCCCGCAGCGTGGCAGGTCGGCGTCGTCGGTGGGCGGCCCTAGGCTCGGAGCATGA
- the ruvA gene encoding Holliday junction branch migration protein RuvA has translation MIASLRGTCIDIAGSAVVIEVGGVGYAVTVTPAHALTMRHGSEVFVRTAMIVREDEHLLFGFESTDALQVFDLLRGVSGVGPKSAMGVLAHMDPAQIANAVANEDDGAFRKVSGIGPKTAKLIIVALSGKLVAFEQAAVVAAARGTAVHPAAVDVVSALIGLGWREDAAQTAVDDAVANEPGAAAMGTQALLRAALGALRPAAAGR, from the coding sequence ATGATCGCGAGTCTCCGGGGCACCTGCATCGACATCGCCGGCTCGGCCGTGGTGATCGAGGTCGGGGGAGTCGGGTACGCCGTCACCGTGACCCCCGCACACGCGCTGACGATGCGCCACGGGTCCGAGGTGTTCGTGCGGACCGCCATGATCGTGCGCGAGGACGAGCACCTGCTCTTCGGCTTCGAGTCGACCGACGCGCTGCAGGTGTTCGACCTGCTCCGCGGGGTCTCCGGCGTCGGCCCGAAGTCCGCGATGGGCGTCCTGGCCCACATGGACCCGGCACAGATCGCGAACGCCGTCGCGAACGAGGACGACGGCGCGTTCCGCAAGGTCTCCGGCATCGGCCCGAAGACCGCCAAGCTCATCATCGTCGCGCTCTCCGGCAAGCTCGTGGCCTTCGAGCAGGCTGCCGTGGTCGCCGCCGCACGGGGTACCGCAGTCCACCCCGCCGCGGTCGACGTCGTCTCGGCGCTCATCGGTCTCGGCTGGCGCGAAGACGCGGCGCAGACCGCGGTGGACGACGCCGTCGCCAACGAGCCCGGCGCCGCCGCGATGGGCACCCAGGCCCTGCTCCGCGCCGCCCTCGGTGCGCTCCGACCCGCGGCAGCCGGCCGGTGA
- the ruvB gene encoding Holliday junction branch migration DNA helicase RuvB: protein MSGITSAGAESQEELAFEGALRPRSLDEFVGQRKVRGQLDLLLKAAGMQERTPDHILMAGPPGLGKTTLAMIVAHETGRPLRMSSGPAIQHAGDLAAVLSSLVPGEVLFIDEIHRMARSAEEMLYLAMEDFRIDVMVGKGAGATSIPLDLAPFTLVGATTRAGLLPNPLRDRFGFTAHLEFYEKDELEQVLIRAAHLLELDIDRTALREIAGRSRGTPRIANRLLRRVRDYALVHRTTEGMAAVQGALDLYDVDELGLDRLDRAVVETMLTRFDGGPVGLNTLAVSVGEESETIESVVEPFLVRVGLVTRTPRGRIATPRAWRHLGLTPGQGDGGQPGLFDDPEPTA, encoded by the coding sequence GTGAGCGGCATCACCTCCGCCGGCGCCGAGTCGCAGGAAGAACTCGCGTTCGAAGGTGCGCTCCGCCCGCGCTCGCTCGACGAGTTCGTCGGGCAGCGCAAGGTCCGCGGGCAGCTCGACCTGCTCCTCAAGGCCGCGGGCATGCAGGAGCGCACGCCCGACCACATCCTGATGGCGGGTCCTCCCGGCCTCGGCAAGACCACGCTCGCGATGATCGTCGCGCACGAGACCGGGCGACCGCTGCGCATGTCGAGCGGCCCGGCCATCCAGCACGCCGGTGACCTCGCCGCCGTGCTGTCGTCCCTGGTCCCGGGCGAGGTGCTGTTCATCGACGAGATCCACCGCATGGCCCGCTCGGCAGAAGAGATGCTCTACCTGGCGATGGAGGACTTCCGCATCGACGTGATGGTGGGCAAGGGCGCGGGTGCCACGAGCATCCCGCTCGACCTCGCGCCGTTCACGCTCGTCGGGGCCACCACCCGGGCCGGCCTGCTGCCGAACCCGCTGCGCGACCGCTTCGGGTTCACCGCCCACCTCGAGTTCTACGAGAAGGACGAGCTCGAGCAGGTCCTGATCCGTGCGGCCCACCTGCTCGAACTCGACATCGACCGGACCGCCCTGCGCGAGATCGCCGGACGCTCCCGTGGCACCCCACGCATCGCGAACCGCTTGCTCCGCCGGGTGCGCGACTACGCCCTCGTGCACCGCACCACCGAAGGCATGGCCGCGGTCCAGGGTGCGCTCGACCTGTACGACGTCGACGAACTCGGGCTCGACCGGCTCGACCGAGCCGTCGTCGAGACCATGCTGACCCGGTTCGACGGGGGCCCGGTCGGCCTGAACACCCTCGCGGTCTCGGTCGGCGAGGAATCCGAGACCATCGAGTCGGTCGTCGAACCGTTCCTCGTCCGCGTCGGACTCGTGACCCGCACCCCCCGCGGGCGCATCGCGACACCGCGGGCCTGGCGACACCTCGGCCTCACCCCGGGGCAGGGCGACGGCGGGCAGCCAGGGCTCTTCGACGACCCGGAACCCACCGCCTGA
- a CDS encoding preprotein translocase subunit YajC, which yields MGQEVILIVIVVAFAAFMFYNSRKRKKQQAELVDKMVPGAKVMLSFGLYGTLLSVNEEKVTADVEIAPGTIVTVHRQTLSRVVDDNASDVETTTTTDDEPKPVAELNGEPVYGERVDTDRVDESDATKRKSDD from the coding sequence ATGGGTCAAGAAGTCATCCTCATCGTCATCGTCGTGGCGTTCGCGGCCTTCATGTTCTACAACAGCCGCAAGCGCAAGAAGCAGCAGGCCGAGCTCGTGGACAAGATGGTCCCGGGCGCCAAGGTCATGCTGTCCTTCGGCCTCTACGGCACGCTCCTCTCCGTGAACGAGGAGAAGGTCACCGCTGACGTCGAGATCGCGCCGGGGACCATCGTCACCGTGCACCGTCAGACCCTGTCGCGCGTCGTCGACGACAACGCGTCCGACGTCGAGACCACCACGACCACCGACGACGAGCCGAAGCCGGTGGCCGAGCTCAACGGTGAGCCGGTCTACGGCGAGCGGGTCGACACCGACCGTGTCGACGAGTCCGACGCCACGAAGCGCAAGTCCGACGACTGA
- the secD gene encoding protein translocase subunit SecD, giving the protein MARSTPVKKALRSLTWLVILMAILAGVNTAASILAGSSKDDTDKWYQGASWVPELALDLQGGTQLTLAAQNTEGDSVTSQQLQQAVNIIRQRIDATGVSESEINTQGANNIVVSIPGRPDKATIDRIEAAAKLTFRPVLFTEAATNSAVGDDGKGTASATPYSPPASLAATPSAKPTNASDLNWVTPKLQDLYTNYNCAAPDDVTTAPDDEPLVTCDQDGAGKYILGPVEVSGADISNATSGLATDSQGTSTGQWAVNLTFNGEGSKDFRTVTNRLVSLQQPQNQFAIVLDGSVITAPTTNSAITNGKAQITGSFTAESSKTLADQLKYGALPINFQVQSNENISATLGTAQLIGGLVAGLIGLILVIIYSVIQYRALAFVTVLSLGIAAVLTYLVIAIMSWRVDYRLSLAGVAGLIVAIGITADSFIVYFERIRDELRDGRALESAVESGWKRALRTILASDAVNFLAAVTLYVLAVADVKGFAFTLLLTTLIDIVVVALFTHPMMQLIARSRFFGEGHRFSGLDPAALGAVYRGRAQFRAPVVDGKRQRSAGEAQRRQTIAERKAQQASGDNGSTPDGKDD; this is encoded by the coding sequence GTGGCACGATCGACACCCGTCAAGAAGGCGCTGCGCTCGCTCACCTGGTTGGTGATCCTGATGGCGATCCTCGCCGGCGTGAACACCGCCGCGTCGATCCTCGCCGGCTCTTCGAAGGACGACACCGACAAGTGGTACCAGGGCGCGAGCTGGGTGCCGGAGCTGGCTCTGGACCTGCAGGGCGGCACGCAGCTGACCCTCGCGGCGCAGAACACCGAGGGCGACTCCGTCACCTCGCAGCAGCTGCAGCAGGCGGTGAACATCATCCGCCAGCGCATCGACGCCACCGGTGTCTCCGAGTCCGAGATCAACACCCAGGGCGCGAACAACATCGTCGTCTCGATCCCGGGTCGTCCCGACAAGGCCACGATCGACCGCATCGAGGCAGCCGCGAAGCTGACCTTCCGTCCGGTGCTCTTCACCGAGGCCGCGACGAACTCCGCCGTCGGTGACGACGGCAAGGGCACCGCATCGGCCACGCCGTACTCGCCGCCGGCCTCGCTCGCCGCGACGCCGAGCGCGAAGCCGACCAACGCGAGCGACCTGAACTGGGTCACGCCGAAGCTGCAGGACCTGTACACCAACTACAACTGCGCTGCTCCGGACGACGTCACCACGGCGCCCGACGACGAGCCCCTGGTCACCTGTGACCAGGACGGCGCGGGGAAGTACATCCTCGGACCGGTCGAGGTCTCCGGTGCCGACATCAGCAACGCCACCTCGGGTCTCGCCACCGACTCGCAGGGCACGTCGACCGGCCAGTGGGCAGTCAACCTGACGTTCAACGGCGAGGGTTCGAAGGACTTCCGCACCGTCACGAACCGTCTCGTCTCGCTCCAGCAGCCGCAGAACCAGTTCGCGATCGTGCTCGACGGTTCGGTCATCACCGCACCGACGACGAACTCCGCGATCACGAACGGCAAGGCGCAGATCACCGGCTCGTTCACGGCCGAGTCGTCGAAGACGCTGGCGGACCAGCTCAAGTACGGTGCGCTGCCGATCAACTTCCAGGTGCAGTCGAACGAGAACATCTCGGCGACGCTCGGCACCGCGCAGCTCATCGGAGGCCTCGTCGCCGGCCTGATCGGGCTGATCCTGGTGATCATCTACTCGGTCATCCAGTACCGGGCCCTGGCGTTCGTCACCGTGCTGTCGCTCGGGATCGCCGCGGTCCTCACCTACCTGGTGATCGCGATCATGTCGTGGCGCGTCGACTACCGCCTGTCCTTGGCGGGTGTGGCGGGTCTGATCGTCGCGATCGGCATCACGGCGGACTCGTTCATCGTCTACTTCGAGCGCATCCGTGACGAACTCCGGGACGGCCGTGCCCTCGAGAGCGCGGTCGAGTCCGGCTGGAAGCGCGCCCTCCGCACGATCCTGGCGTCCGACGCGGTGAACTTCCTCGCCGCCGTCACGCTCTACGTGCTCGCGGTCGCCGACGTGAAGGGCTTCGCGTTCACGCTGCTCCTCACGACCCTGATCGACATCGTGGTGGTCGCGCTCTTCACCCACCCGATGATGCAGCTCATCGCCCGCAGCCGGTTCTTCGGCGAGGGGCACCGGTTCAGTGGTCTCGACCCGGCAGCACTCGGTGCCGTCTACCGGGGGCGCGCCCAGTTCCGCGCACCCGTCGTGGACGGCAAGCGCCAGCGCAGTGCCGGTGAGGCACAGCGCCGACAGACGATCGCGGAGCGGAAGGCCCAGCAGGCCTCCGGCGACAACGGCTCGACGCCGGACGGGAAGGACGACTGA
- the secF gene encoding protein translocase subunit SecF, translated as MASFSQFGSDLYTGKRSYDIIGRRKTWYLIALVMIVISLVTPWLRGGYQLGIEFTGGSEFTISDVKTLDQNLATETVEDVVPESIPRVSQLGTHGIRVQTGQLTDRQTTEVQDALAKAYDVPESQVAATFIGATWGADVLAQAIRGLVIFLALAAVFMTLYFRTWKMSLSAMAALLHDLLITAGVYGIVGLEVTPAAVIGFLTILGYSLYDTVVVFDKVRENTAQESIRTFKQSVNLAVNQTLVRSINTSVVALLPVAAILFIGSYVLGAGTLRDISLALFIGIIVGTYSTIFIASPMYAQLRENEPKIKESDAKKTAAAEKRRREVDAAEASV; from the coding sequence ATGGCCAGCTTCAGCCAGTTCGGCAGCGACCTCTACACGGGGAAGCGGTCGTACGACATCATCGGGCGCCGGAAGACCTGGTACCTGATCGCCCTCGTGATGATCGTGATCTCGCTCGTCACCCCGTGGCTCCGTGGCGGGTACCAGCTCGGCATCGAGTTCACCGGCGGCTCGGAGTTCACGATCTCCGACGTCAAGACGCTCGACCAGAACCTCGCCACCGAGACCGTCGAGGACGTCGTCCCGGAGTCGATCCCGCGCGTCTCGCAGCTCGGCACGCACGGCATCCGCGTGCAGACCGGGCAGCTCACCGACCGGCAGACCACCGAGGTGCAGGACGCACTGGCGAAGGCCTACGACGTCCCGGAGAGCCAGGTCGCCGCGACCTTCATCGGTGCGACGTGGGGTGCCGACGTGCTCGCGCAGGCCATCCGTGGTCTCGTGATCTTCCTCGCCCTCGCCGCGGTCTTCATGACGCTGTACTTCCGCACCTGGAAGATGTCGCTGTCCGCGATGGCGGCGCTGCTGCACGACCTGCTCATCACGGCCGGCGTGTACGGCATCGTCGGGCTCGAGGTCACTCCCGCGGCGGTCATCGGGTTCCTGACGATCCTCGGGTACTCGCTCTACGACACCGTGGTGGTCTTCGACAAGGTGCGTGAGAACACCGCGCAGGAATCCATCCGGACGTTCAAGCAGTCGGTCAACCTCGCGGTGAACCAGACCCTCGTCCGGTCGATCAACACCTCGGTCGTGGCACTGCTGCCGGTCGCGGCGATCCTCTTCATCGGGTCGTACGTGCTCGGCGCCGGTACCCTGCGCGACATCTCGCTCGCACTGTTCATCGGCATCATCGTCGGCACTTACTCGACGATCTTCATCGCGTCGCCGATGTACGCGCAGCTGCGTGAGAACGAGCCGAAGATCAAGGAGTCCGACGCCAAGAAGACCGCGGCGGCCGAGAAGCGCCGGCGTGAGGTCGACGCGGCAGAGGCGAGCGTCTGA
- a CDS encoding rhodanese-like domain-containing protein: MPIEIQEIDVAEAQRRLDAGARLFDVREQGEWDEVHAPQATLVPMSEFVDRWQEIDGGDQPAIIVCHSGGRSSRIVAALEQSGVPAVNLSGGMLAWEQAGAPVERDAQGEPRHGH; the protein is encoded by the coding sequence ATGCCCATCGAGATCCAGGAGATCGACGTCGCCGAGGCGCAGCGCCGCCTCGACGCCGGAGCCCGCCTGTTCGACGTCCGCGAGCAGGGGGAGTGGGACGAGGTCCACGCTCCCCAGGCCACGCTCGTGCCGATGTCGGAGTTCGTGGACCGCTGGCAGGAGATCGACGGCGGCGACCAGCCGGCCATCATCGTCTGCCACTCCGGCGGCCGGTCATCGCGCATCGTCGCGGCGCTCGAGCAGTCTGGCGTGCCGGCCGTCAACCTCTCCGGCGGCATGCTCGCGTGGGAGCAGGCGGGGGCGCCGGTGGAGCGCGACGCCCAGGGCGAACCACGTCACGGGCACTGA
- a CDS encoding RelA/SpoT family protein gives MTDTREEPSAPSRPGSAPRPSSPIGPNTTGNLGSLRSLLPRLFSRAQPAGAVDTLIRTVRSHHPKADVTLIERAYSVAERAHDGQKRKSGEPYITHPVAVAQILADLGIGTITIAAALLHDTVEDTDYQLDQLRADFGDEIAMLVDGVTKLDKVKYGDSAQAETVRKMVIAMSKDIRVLVIKLADRLHNARTWGFVESASATRKAKETLEIYAPLAHRLGIQMIKLELEDLSFAVLHPKLYVEIDSLVKERQPKREQFVQNVIGTLKKDLKAAKVRGDVMGRPKQYYSIYQKMIVRGREFDEIYDLVGIRVLVPTVRDCYAMLGSVHARWTPLPGRFKDYIATPKFNLYQSLHTTVLGPQGRAVEIQIRTHEMHQRAEFGVAAHWKYKQRAAGRDAGTSSTTDDQDMAWLAHITDWQAETSDPGEFLDSLRYEIGAKETYVFTPQGKVIGLPAGATPVDFAYAVHTEIGHRTMGAKVNGRLVPLESQLSSGDVVEIFTSKNPDSGPSQDWLQFVRSPRARNKIKQWFTKERREEAIEQGRDAIARAMRKQNLPLQRIMSQDSIAEVASSMRYEDVSALYAAIGEGHVSTQSVIEKVLGNVQTETETDEPELAFPRQVTSRQLRTSDSGVLVRGAPDILVKLAKCCTPVPGDQIVGFITRGQGVSVHQSSCTNVKSLMNEPDRMIEVEWAPSSKSVFLVQIQIEALDRSGLLSDVTRVLTDHHVNILSATVSTSSDRLALSRFVFEMGDTIHLDRVLNAVRRIDAVYDVYRVSAG, from the coding sequence ATGACGGACACCCGCGAAGAGCCGTCCGCGCCGAGCCGCCCGGGTTCCGCTCCGCGGCCCTCGAGCCCGATCGGTCCGAACACCACCGGCAACCTCGGTTCCCTCCGCTCACTGCTGCCGCGCCTGTTCTCGCGGGCCCAGCCGGCCGGCGCGGTGGACACGCTGATCCGCACGGTCCGCTCGCACCACCCCAAGGCCGACGTGACGCTCATCGAGCGTGCGTACTCGGTCGCCGAGCGCGCACACGACGGTCAGAAGCGCAAGTCCGGTGAGCCGTACATCACGCACCCGGTCGCGGTCGCGCAGATCCTGGCCGACCTCGGCATCGGCACGATCACCATCGCGGCGGCGCTCCTGCACGACACCGTCGAGGACACCGACTACCAGCTCGACCAGCTGCGGGCCGACTTCGGCGACGAGATCGCGATGCTCGTCGACGGCGTCACCAAGCTCGACAAGGTCAAGTACGGCGACAGCGCGCAGGCGGAGACCGTCCGCAAGATGGTCATCGCCATGTCGAAGGACATCCGCGTCCTCGTCATCAAGCTCGCCGACCGCCTGCACAACGCCCGCACGTGGGGCTTCGTCGAGTCCGCCTCCGCCACGCGCAAGGCGAAGGAGACGCTCGAGATCTACGCGCCGCTCGCGCACCGGCTCGGCATCCAGATGATCAAGCTCGAGCTCGAGGACCTGTCGTTCGCAGTCCTGCACCCGAAGCTCTACGTCGAGATCGACAGCCTGGTCAAGGAACGCCAGCCGAAGCGCGAGCAGTTCGTCCAGAACGTCATCGGCACCCTGAAGAAGGACCTGAAGGCCGCCAAGGTCCGTGGCGACGTCATGGGCCGGCCGAAGCAGTACTACTCGATCTACCAGAAGATGATCGTGCGGGGTCGCGAGTTCGACGAGATCTACGACCTCGTCGGCATCCGCGTGCTCGTGCCGACCGTCCGCGACTGCTACGCCATGCTCGGCTCGGTGCACGCCCGCTGGACCCCGCTGCCCGGTCGGTTCAAGGACTACATCGCGACCCCCAAGTTCAACCTGTACCAGTCGTTGCACACCACGGTGCTCGGACCGCAGGGTCGTGCGGTCGAGATCCAGATCCGCACACACGAGATGCACCAGCGCGCCGAGTTCGGTGTCGCCGCCCACTGGAAGTACAAGCAGCGGGCTGCCGGCCGTGACGCCGGTACCTCGTCGACCACGGACGACCAGGACATGGCGTGGCTCGCCCACATCACCGACTGGCAGGCCGAGACCAGCGACCCGGGCGAGTTCCTCGACTCGCTGCGCTACGAGATCGGCGCCAAGGAGACCTACGTCTTCACGCCGCAGGGCAAGGTCATCGGTCTCCCCGCCGGAGCCACCCCGGTCGACTTCGCCTACGCGGTGCACACCGAGATCGGCCACCGCACGATGGGTGCGAAGGTCAACGGCCGTCTCGTCCCGCTCGAGAGCCAGCTGTCCAGCGGCGACGTCGTCGAGATCTTCACGTCGAAGAACCCCGACTCCGGCCCCTCGCAGGACTGGCTGCAGTTCGTCCGCAGCCCCCGTGCGCGCAACAAGATCAAGCAGTGGTTCACCAAGGAGCGCCGCGAAGAGGCGATCGAGCAGGGTCGCGACGCCATCGCCCGGGCGATGCGCAAGCAGAACCTGCCGCTCCAACGCATCATGAGCCAGGACAGCATCGCCGAGGTCGCCTCGTCGATGCGGTACGAGGACGTCTCCGCCCTGTACGCCGCCATCGGCGAAGGCCACGTGTCGACGCAGTCGGTCATCGAGAAGGTCCTCGGCAACGTCCAGACCGAGACCGAGACGGACGAGCCGGAACTCGCGTTCCCGCGCCAGGTCACCAGTCGTCAGCTGCGCACGAGCGACAGCGGCGTGCTCGTCCGCGGTGCGCCCGACATCCTCGTGAAACTCGCGAAGTGCTGCACGCCGGTGCCGGGCGACCAGATCGTGGGCTTCATCACCCGAGGCCAGGGCGTCTCCGTGCACCAGTCGTCGTGCACCAACGTGAAGTCCCTCATGAACGAACCCGACCGGATGATCGAGGTCGAGTGGGCCCCGTCGTCGAAGTCGGTGTTCCTGGTGCAGATCCAGATCGAGGCGCTCGATCGGTCAGGCCTGCTCAGCGACGTCACCCGGGTGCTGACCGACCACCACGTGAACATCCTGTCCGCGACGGTGTCGACCTCGTCCGACCGTCTCGCGCTCAGCCGGTTCGTGTTCGAGATGGGCGACACCATCCACCTCGACCGCGTCCTGAACGCGGTGCGACGCATCGACGCCGTCTACGACGTCTACCGCGTCAGCGCCGGCTAG
- a CDS encoding ROK family protein, translating into MSSTAPQSPALALAVDLGGTKVEAALVTDQGVVLPATRFRSPTGPQRTSDELQAAVDEVVTAALGALPADATLVGVGVGSAGPVDEEHGLVSPLNMPVWRGHPLRDRIAALVPGDVPVTLRMDGLAITLAEHWVGAAQGYEHVMGMIVSTGVGGGLILHGRTVSGPTGNAGHIGHVECGGYDDPCACGGTGCLEAIASGPKTVAWARRQGFAGTTGEELSAAYAAGDEIAVAAVQRSGRALGQAIAAATSLVDLEIVAIGGGFSHVTPDLFEYARQAVAERVEFGFVTKVQIVPTGLSQDGPLIGAAALVHRADVLR; encoded by the coding sequence ATGTCCAGCACCGCACCTCAGTCCCCCGCCCTCGCCCTGGCCGTCGACCTCGGCGGCACGAAGGTCGAGGCCGCGCTCGTCACCGACCAGGGCGTCGTGCTGCCGGCGACCCGGTTCCGCAGCCCCACCGGGCCCCAGCGCACCTCGGACGAGCTGCAGGCCGCCGTCGACGAGGTCGTCACGGCCGCGCTCGGCGCGCTGCCGGCCGACGCGACGCTCGTGGGTGTCGGCGTCGGTTCCGCCGGGCCCGTCGACGAGGAGCACGGCCTCGTCTCCCCGCTCAACATGCCGGTCTGGCGTGGCCACCCGCTGCGCGACCGGATCGCGGCGCTCGTGCCGGGCGACGTCCCGGTGACGCTCCGGATGGACGGCCTGGCGATCACCCTTGCCGAGCACTGGGTCGGCGCGGCCCAGGGGTACGAACACGTCATGGGCATGATCGTCTCCACCGGCGTCGGCGGCGGGCTCATCCTGCACGGTCGCACCGTCAGCGGACCGACGGGCAACGCCGGCCACATCGGCCACGTCGAGTGCGGCGGTTACGACGACCCCTGCGCCTGCGGGGGCACCGGTTGCCTCGAGGCGATCGCCAGCGGCCCGAAGACCGTGGCCTGGGCACGTCGTCAGGGCTTCGCGGGCACGACCGGCGAGGAGCTCTCGGCCGCCTACGCCGCCGGCGACGAGATCGCCGTCGCCGCGGTCCAGCGGAGCGGCCGTGCCCTCGGGCAGGCCATCGCCGCCGCCACGAGCCTGGTCGACCTCGAGATCGTCGCCATCGGCGGCGGGTTCTCGCACGTCACGCCGGACCTGTTCGAGTACGCCCGGCAGGCCGTGGCGGAGCGTGTCGAGTTCGGGTTCGTCACGAAGGTGCAGATCGTGCCGACCGGGTTGTCCCAGGACGGTCCGCTCATCGGTGCCGCGGCGCTCGTGCACCGCGCCGACGTCCTGCGCTGA
- the deoC gene encoding deoxyribose-phosphate aldolase has product MDNAAFPVTVDAVRGLIDHAILKPELTRADVDAQLDEAAAHRVFSVCVRPSDVAHAVERLTGTGVGVGTVIGFPHGTTSTAAKVAESLQALADGAFELDMVQNIGTAKSGDWQRVEQDVRAVVDAAGDTVVKVILETAFLTDDEIVAASRAAQTAGAAFVKTSTGFAGGGATAEHIALMRRTVGADTGVKASGGVRGLDTLLEMVEAGANRIGTSASARILDEVAHRAETGAASALGDDTTSY; this is encoded by the coding sequence GTGGACAACGCAGCCTTCCCCGTCACCGTCGATGCCGTCCGCGGCCTCATCGACCACGCGATCCTGAAGCCCGAACTCACCCGCGCGGACGTCGACGCCCAGCTCGACGAAGCCGCCGCCCACCGCGTCTTCAGCGTCTGCGTCCGTCCGAGCGACGTCGCCCACGCCGTCGAGCGCCTCACGGGCACCGGTGTCGGCGTCGGCACCGTGATCGGCTTCCCGCACGGCACCACGTCCACCGCGGCGAAGGTCGCCGAGTCGCTGCAGGCCCTGGCCGACGGCGCGTTCGAGCTCGACATGGTGCAGAACATCGGCACCGCGAAGTCGGGCGACTGGCAGCGCGTCGAGCAGGACGTCCGCGCGGTCGTCGACGCCGCCGGCGACACCGTCGTCAAGGTGATCCTCGAGACCGCGTTCCTGACCGACGACGAGATCGTCGCGGCCTCGCGTGCGGCACAGACCGCCGGCGCGGCCTTCGTGAAGACCTCGACCGGGTTCGCCGGCGGCGGCGCGACGGCCGAGCACATCGCCCTCATGCGCCGCACGGTCGGTGCCGACACCGGCGTGAAGGCCTCCGGCGGCGTCCGCGGGCTCGACACCCTGCTCGAGATGGTCGAGGCTGGCGCGAACCGCATCGGCACGAGCGCCTCGGCCCGCATCCTCGACGAGGTCGCGCACCGCGCGGAGACGGGTGCCGCCTCGGCGCTCGGCGACGACACGACGTCCTACTGA